ATACGGAGTGGAAATATTTCTATTCAGGATTTCTGTTTTGCTAAAGAAATCAAACTTGGGCATTATAAAAGTGAGAGCACAATGCCTCCTGGTGCAGTAGTGGCAAAGAGGCTTAAGAAACAAGACAGTAGAGCTGAACCCCAGTACAAAGAAAGACTCTCGTATCTAGTAGTGAAAGGTAAATCTGGACAGATATTAAGAGAAAGATGTGTATCAGTATCagaatatttttcaaatgacCATTTTGCCCTCGATTCGGAATACTATATAACAAAAACGCTGATTCCCCCACTCGATCGGTTGTTTAATATAGTTGGTATAAGTGTATCCGATTGGAATCAAGAGGGGCCTATGTTTGTTGAGGGTTCCATTAAACCATATACTGGCGCAGACAATATCCCCACTTCGACTAGATGTAAAGCCTGTGAACAAAACACAGTTTCTGGTGATAGCTATCTTTGTGACAATTGTGTTTCTAATGAGAAAATGGCTGCATCAAAGCTTATTATTAAGATTCAAGCCAGCGCTAGTAAGTTAAAGGTACTAAATGATATATGCAGAATATGCAGTAGACAATATACAGGAGACATGGGGCTACTGAGCTCCAATAATGCATTGAAGTGTGTATCTTATGATTGTCCTAATTATTATTCCAAGCTTAAAGCTCAGAGATTAATGCAATCTAAGCACTATTATTCTTGGAATGAGCTGTTGCACAATATGGATCATTGGTAAAAACTTCATGGATGATTGGAACCGGTTTGGTAGTAAATGCTAATtagtaaataatattaaacaaGAATTTTGCTTTCGAAAACAATTCATCCACCAAATAAACTTATATTATGAAATGGTTTCGTAAGCTGATTGTTTattcttatcttttttcTGAGCTCCCGATATCAAATTTGTGTATTCTTCTTGTATTACTTCCTCTGGTTCAAAACTCTTTGAATTGTAGTTGTTTACATCATCTGAATGTAATTTTATAACGTTGTCTACgcaaaaatattgaaaacaattCAATATTATGGGGAACACAAACATAACCAAAGTGACTTGTAAATCGGGCCATCTATCTGACCAGgataaaattaaattagCAAACCAGTATGCTAAATCTTCAAAATAGTTGAGTACTAAATATACACAGATTTTCATAACTATCAAACTACTGGTAAAAATACCTAGCTGTTTGAAAAATGCAGTTATTAATGGCTGTTCTGACTCTTGTGATTCTATATCATTCTCCTCTTCGGCAAAATAGTTCCCTGATTCAACGTTTTTGATGTTGAGATATTGCAGAATATAAGTGATACAATTAATCGCCAACCAGAGAATTGGTATCCCCACGGTAGTATCCAGTAATAGATTTAAGAAATACCAGTCACACTGTTCATCTGAACCATCATCTTCTCTGGTAGAAGACACGCTCTCTATGAGATTCCCTATTATACTGATAAATAAAtatgcttttttttcatgatGTCTCTTTAAAACACTTATGCCAACATTAATAAAATGTATACCCAAGGCACCGATGATTTGCTTGCCAATATCGAACAGCCATATCTCCATCTTTCTCCTCGGGTGCTCGTGATTTCTCTTAAATAGCAACAAAGCTAGTGCAGAAATCCCCATTAAGCACTGAACTAGCAAAGATGCAGGCCCCAACAACTGGCAGTTATCCATTCCTGGTTTGATCGGTCCCATTTCTTGGTTTGACTAATCGTATATTCGCTTTAAAATGGCAGGAGCCTTCATGGAATCCAATATAAAACTAACCTTAGAACACGCACCTATTCTAAACAGTTGATATTCGAGCTTAAGTCAATATGTAGCCTTCTTGGCCCTCACTGATATCAAGTTTATTACACTCAACAATTCCGATAATCACCCAATTTGAAAGTCAACGCctgatttgatttttttcgCCCTTTAAATATTACcgatgagatgagctcAAAAGCCGTGATAGGATAACAGTATTCACCAATATTTTAAATCTCATGCAGGATTGTAATAGAGTTTTCTATAATAATTGGGtcattaaattatattacatcaaagatatttattaataattattGCATTCTAGTTTAGAAAAACTGCTTACAAATCGCTAGTAATCTATCGTCATCTGTAGTACGTACAGACTTTTTAGCATCAATGATTAATCCAGCTACAAATTTCCCGTTATTCATTGCACTTTCACTGCCTCTAACATTCTTATCTCTCAAATCTAAGATTTGGGACAAGAGGAATACCAATTGATCCTCATATTGATAGAGTAGGAAATCCTGTATTTCAGTGGGTTTATCAATGGTATTTCTCAAGTAAACACCAAGAGTCTTTGCAACTTGAAATAGAAGATAAACGTTAGCGGATTCTGATGTGTTATTTTCTTTAGCTACTTGATCGAAATGGAATAAGCATTCCCATAATCTATCTGTAATGTCCTTTTTGATTGGATTTTTAACAAGCAGCAGCTTGTCCAATGCCAAAGATGCAGAAATGGATCCATTTTTGCATATTAGTTTCACGAATCCTTCTGAGATATTACCCTGGAAAATAAATTCTATTTTAGAACTAGGTATAACTGTTAGTAACTTGTTCAGCAAACCGTTTACCAAAGGAATTAATCCTTGAAAGTATTGTGCTTGCTCGTTACTATATGTTAGAAGATTAGCAATGCCTTGTAAACTGTCATTAGGGAGTAATAGGGTATTACTTAAGTTTAAAACCTTTTTGAGAAGATCCAAAACACCTTGGAATTGTACTGGGTCAGAAAGCTTTTTTGAGTAGCAAATAATGTCCGGTATTGATAACGTTTGTTCTAGTTCCTTTGATTCCTCAGTTGATCTGATAGCGTTtgtaatattgataaaaatagcACCGATTGTGTACGGCGAAGGATTCTCATTTCTTAGATGATTTAAACACATATTCATCTCCGAGTGAGTAGTATTTGATTTATCAGAGGCGATATACCCTGATGTCGTGACCAGGCGTCTCATGATGATCAATTTATTATGAAACTTTAGTTCTTCCAAGTTGTCTATTGTCTGTAGAATGTTTTTTTGGATTATATCTTTAGTCTCCTGTTGTTTGTCAAAGTTAAATGTACCATCGATACTAAAAACAATCTCAGCTATATTTGTTAATGTTGCCAAAAGCTCGATTAGTGGCTCTTCATCATCGCCATCATCAATTTCTACAGAAGCCGATGTGATGTAGGTGGacaattgataataaagagTACTCACAATCTTCATTTCATCTAATGTAGCGCCCTTTTTGTCGAATTCTAGGATAGCATCAATAAGTTCAGCAATAAACAATGCCATTTGTACTTCGTTTTCAGATGTCAAATTAATGCTATCCAACCTCAAATAGCTGGTAGGACATAGAAAAGCTGCATAATGGGTGACATAATTCCGGTTATCAACTATCAAATTCTTAACCATAGCTGCTAGTCTCATTTGTAGTGTTATGATAACATCAGGATCATTTTGCTGAAGATTTAAGGCTAGTACCTTAGCAAAATAGGTTTCAATTATAGGATTCGCCAAGAATCTATTTTTATCGAAGAATATGTTCCTATTATCATCGTTATCTGCAAAACTATTCGCGAGTACTCGTACTATCTCTGAGattatcaataatatatttttattcgACTGGGTATCAACAGTGAACTCCTGCTCTAAAAGAAATGCCAATGATTCAGTTAGCGAGTCGAGCAATCCCGACCGACCAATTATTGTTCTATTGCTTTCTATTCTAGCACCCTGTGAGCATTTCTCTAAAGCACTCGTGTATACTTGGACATTAGATTCATCGATGTTTGCCACtttcaattgttcaatATCTAGTAGAGGCTTCAACTCAAATAACAGCGTCTCATAATCCATggttttttcttgtaaaGTAGTAAACTGGGTGCTCTCTTGAATTGGATTGAATATATCGATAATAATGGTTTAACAATAAATTCTCTTTATCGAACAATGATTCGAGTGTAAATATGAATCCAATATTTAAGTTTTTTGATACTTCTATACTGCGATGAATGGCTTCTGTATTCACCTAAACATTAAAAGTCGTCATGCTCgaataaataaatagaTCAATCTGATACTCAATGTAGggaatataaaaaatactTAAGCCTTCTATGCTATAAATAAGAAATGTCAAAAAGTAAAAAGTTGTATATTGTGAATAAGGTCTTTGTAAGAATAGATGAGATATGAATAATTAAATGAACTAAAGAAtgcaaatgaaaaaaatgaattttGAAGTGAAGTAATAAAATGGCACAGAAAATCATCATAGTGTATAATTTGTGATTTATAGTCCTCTGTGGTTATAGTCTGTGTTTATGGTATTCTCTACCACCATTGGAATGTGTCTGTggtgtgtgtgtgtatgacaaaaaaataataattaacGTTCTTTGTGCTCAGTTTTGTTCTTTGAGCTTCTTCAAGTGCTTCAGCACTGTCACACCGGGCCTTTTTCTGCCACCTTTGCCGTTTCTATTAAGTATGCTTTGCACTTTGTCGAAGAACGCTTTCTTTTGGAAATTCCCTTGCTCATCAAAATCATTCGCATTTTCTCCAGTGGCACCGTTCAGTTTCCTACTATTTACTACCGGTGGCGTGAATGGTTTTAAGTCCTTTATCACATCACCGGGCACATTATCCCACTCGGCATACATCTCACTACCTGTAGCGGACGACACCCAGGGGCTCATGGCTTCCTGAAACTCTTCTAACTTCATGGCAAACTCATACAGAGTCTTGCCCTCCTGGCTGTTTTTGGGCTCGACGTCGAAAAACAGCGGCCTATAACCAGAGTACAACACCTCCGTGCTCATGTTCTTCAGCTTTGTATCAGATATCTGCTCCACACGGGGCAAAGTAGAGTAATCATAcactttcttcttcgtcTGAGCCTTCTCGGACTTCAGATCCCTCACAGCGCCCCCAGCCTCCTGAGCAGCACTCGTCACACCACTGTTGTACTGCTTCTTGTCGCTGATCCCCAATCCAAGCTTCCGAACACTCCGCTTCTTCTTTCCCAACTGACCCTTCTGCAACAACGACTGACTGCTGGGAAACGAGAATGACGACTGGTACCGAACCTGCCCAGCGCTCCGCAATCTAACAAACATCGTACGTATCATCGCCTGCTTAACAACTCTATAGACTCTTGCTGTCCTAGCCGCTCCCCCCCAGGTACAAAGAACCAAAGAGACACTCATCCTCTTATATACTCGTCAAAGAGCCAAAGTTCCCGGGAACTTCACTTTCATTGCTTTTTTCCCACCCAGCTGGAtcgtttctttttttttcgccACTCCTGTACGGAAGATTCTGTGCAGGATCAACCCACAATCCCTCGGGTAACCTTTAGCATTCGCTGTGGAAGCGAGTTTTCTAGAAGAGAGATATAGGAATAGTCACGTGATACAATGATGTATTGGACTGTAGTAATAGTATCTTGTATTGTACTGTGCTGTATTGTGCTGTACTGGTATTGAGAACTGCCAAATATACTATAAATGATGCCAGTGTGATATTGTATTTCTAGATATAATACCCTATGTTCTATATATGTCGTTAGTCTATGGAGATCATGTTATCTTCATGCCGATGGGCAGGGTCAATGAACGCTTCACGGGTAGGTACAAGAGCGCGCTGGAGCTTGCCATGGAGTTCTGCCTGGTAAATGGAGACTGCACCACGAAGCTCATGGTGCTGTTGTGTCCCTTCAATGGAGGCAGGACGACTTCGTCGTCCTCCTCCGAGGCCGAGGAATCGTCCTCATCGTCAAATAAGTTGGTGCCTTCCGATCCCTCACTGTCGTATTCTGTCAGAACAGAGGCAATAGGGTCCTTGAGACTGGCAGTGCTCTGGTGAGTTAGCGCTGGTTCGTTAGTTGCACTGTGCTCACCCTGGGCCATCTCTAGTCTCATCTTGATGCGTCTTGAGATCACTGTGCTCAAGTAGTGCTTGTACAAGGTCTTGATATCGTCCACGTTGGCGCCATATCTAAAGTTTTCCGGAGCGTAGGACTTTGGTCCCGCCAAAGTCCTTGGAGCAGCCTCCACAGGCTCAGTTTCGACGTAGTAATCGCTCGTAGACTCTTCActctcttcttcctcttctttaATCTCCTCCTTGATGGAGAATCTGCTCATCGAAAGTGGAATCACTTTGTTCTTCACCACAATGGATGGCTGTCTTGCAATGGACGATAGACCAACGGAACCACTGGAGCGTACCAATCTCCCTTTGGACTTGATACTGCTGTTCCTTGAAGAGATCCTGGAGTTCTCCACAGTATCGTACTCGATCATCGAGTTGCGGTTATTTGCGGATGCCTTAGGTGTTGCCACATTAGAGGTCAAGATAGACGCAGCCCTTCTAATCGATGATGGCGTACGTCTCAGTGATGGCGTGGTTTTCATTGTCTTGGTAGCCGCAGGCACATCCGCAGTCTTTTCCTTACTTTCCAAGATATCATGCAGATTATTATTGATTTCTGGAACCGTTTCCGATACCAATGCTGGTTGTAATGACTTGAGAGACATAGACTTGTGCAACTTGTTGTTAAAGCCGTGTGTCCTCTTTTGATGCAATGTATGTGGTGCAATAGAGCTAGACTCCTGTCTGAGCTTTTTTTCATGCCTTACTTTAGGCAGTTTCGATATCTCCAATCCACTGCGTATACTATTGGAGCGTGAAAATGACTTGGAATTCTTCTTGAATCTGAACAACTTACGTCTCATCACCAGTCTCAGTTTGTTACAGTTTTTTCTAATCTTTATTCCTAACTTTGTGAAATACTGTAACAGTCCACCTTTGCAACGTACTGCATTAGACCTTTTCAAGGAAGACCTCGATGATCTTACTGAACTCGATGCTGTAGAAGTCTTCCTCGTAGACTCCAAAGAGGAGTTGATAAGGGAGGACATATACACATTGCTTAGAGAAGGTGAATCGTTTGTACTAATGGCAGCTCTCGAAGTAGCCCTTAGCTGATTCTTCACCACTGAGTTTTGTGGTTTATGGTTCTTATTTTCACTCTTATTAGAAACAGCGTCCTCGTAACCTGAAATGTCGGAGAAATCAAAAGATATATTATCAGCTGTTGGAATAGTCTGTTGTGCTATGGTAGTGGATATTGATTCCGCTGTCTTGCTCTTCTCCCTTGTCTGTCTTAGATTTTGATTACTTCCCATGTGCCCGTACTCGTAAGTGCTCCGTATCCTCTGCCTCTGAGGATCCAGAGACTCCACTGTTTGCAGTTGGAACGAAGACTCTGTGTTCTCCAGTATGGGCGAGACCATGTTGTTGTGATTGTGTAGCTTTGGAGATGCGGTGGTATTGTCTGAGATGTTAGCGAACGAGTAATAGCCGTTGGAAGAGTTACCAGAGTAAGTATTCGCATTGGACGCAGAAGAAGTGTAATCAGACAACATCTGCGAGCTAACCTCTATATCTTCCTGTGGCTTGAGCGACAATGTCTCATTGACTATTCTGTGGTTGTCGAGGGAGTGCTCATCCACCGACCCACGGACCGGCGACGGAAACGTAAAATCCATCTGCTTCCCATTGAATGACTTTGTCTTTGTCCGTGTGGGTGTTCTTATTATCATCCCACTCATTATTGTATGTTACTCTAGTGTATTAGCTTGTGGTATTAGCTTGTGGTATTTGTGTATAGAGCTTTACCGATTGGAAAATGGGGACAGGAGAAAGGGAAACGTTTCCGCCATTTTCCAAAAGGACACTTTATATATACTGGCACATCCACAAGGCATCATTTAAACAGAGATACCTTCTTACCTCGCACTTAGACCATTGCCCAACCACTCCCATCGCTTGTAAGCTTCCAGCTACTTGCTctttaaaatcaaaatggCTTGGTTTATCCAGATTTTCAACCTCTTCAAGCTGTGGTGTAGAGATGcaaaatgcgatgagctgaactttttcaagaaattttaAGGGAAAATTGGTCTTCGATCTCGTCTGTGCGGGGCTTTCTGAGCTATGGGCcttttgaaagaattccattgaagtgaaaaatttcaaacaGCCAACTAGCGATACCCACCCACAGCGTATAAAGGTTTAGCCAGCCATCTTTTATCAGTGAACAATGGGTCCTGGGTTAGCGGTTGAGATCAGGAGGGGTTTAACAGCGACGACGATGGCTCATAGGAAGTGGTTAGTGAGGGGCAGTGATCTGCGGAAGGACATACTGCGGAAGTCGAGCAAGCGGTACAGAAAGTATGGTCGCAGCAAGAAATGTTTCAAGGAACTTGTGCAGTTGTTGTTGAAGGATGAATTTCTGGTTGACAACAACAAACCTCCGTCTTCTAAAGCAGGCACGCAGAAGGAGCTTGTGAAGTATTGGAGGAAGCGGAGGACGCTTTTCAGTAAAGTCAACTCGATGCCGATATATATGACTTCGGAGTTGTGGTTTAGTGTTACACCTGAACGGATAGCACGGTTTCTTGCAAACTTCATTTCTGCTTGCCTACCGAATGCCAAACGGATTCTGGATGTGTTCAGCGGTGGTGGAGGTAACTCAATACAGTTTGCGAATGTGTTTGACAGAGTGTATTGCTTGGATTCAAACCTGGAGCACTTAT
This is a stretch of genomic DNA from Nakaseomyces glabratus chromosome M, complete sequence. It encodes these proteins:
- the AIM44 gene encoding Aim44p (CAGL0M02123g~Ortholog(s) have role in division septum assembly, protein localization to bud neck and cellular bud neck, cellular bud tip localization), with the translated sequence MSGMIIRTPTRTKTKSFNGKQMDFTFPSPVRGSVDEHSLDNHRIVNETLSLKPQEDIEVSSQMLSDYTSSASNANTYSGNSSNGYYSFANISDNTTASPKLHNHNNMVSPILENTESSFQLQTVESLDPQRQRIRSTYEYGHMGSNQNLRQTREKSKTAESISTTIAQQTIPTADNISFDFSDISGYEDAVSNKSENKNHKPQNSVVKNQLRATSRAAISTNDSPSLSNVYMSSLINSSLESTRKTSTASSSVRSSRSSLKRSNAVRCKGGLLQYFTKLGIKIRKNCNKLRLVMRRKLFRFKKNSKSFSRSNSIRSGLEISKLPKVRHEKKLRQESSSIAPHTLHQKRTHGFNNKLHKSMSLKSLQPALVSETVPEINNNLHDILESKEKTADVPAATKTMKTTPSLRRTPSSIRRAASILTSNVATPKASANNRNSMIEYDTVENSRISSRNSSIKSKGRLVRSSGSVGLSSIARQPSIVVKNKVIPLSMSRFSIKEEIKEEEEESEESTSDYYVETEPVEAAPRTLAGPKSYAPENFRYGANVDDIKTLYKHYLSTVISRRIKMRLEMAQGEHSATNEPALTHQSTASLKDPIASVLTEYDSEGSEGTNLFDDEDDSSASEEDDEVVLPPLKGHNSTMSFVVQSPFTRQNSMASSSALLYLPVKRSLTLPIGMKIT
- the BEM4 gene encoding Bem4p (CAGL0M02079g~Ortholog(s) have role in Rho protein signal transduction, establishment of cell polarity and cytoplasm, nucleus localization), with product MDYETLLFELKPLLDIEQLKVANIDESNVQVYTSALEKCSQGARIESNRTIIGRSGLLDSLTESLAFLLEQEFTVDTQSNKNILLIISEIVRVLANSFADNDDNRNIFFDKNRFLANPIIETYFAKVLALNLQQNDPDVIITLQMRLAAMVKNLIVDNRNYVTHYAAFLCPTSYLRLDSINLTSENEVQMALFIAELIDAILEFDKKGATLDEMKIVSTLYYQLSTYITSASVEIDDGDDEEPLIELLATLTNIAEIVFSIDGTFNFDKQQETKDIIQKNILQTIDNLEELKFHNKLIIMRRLVTTSGYIASDKSNTTHSEMNMCLNHLRNENPSPYTIGAIFINITNAIRSTEESKELEQTLSIPDIICYSKKLSDPVQFQGVLDLLKKVLNLSNTLLLPNDSLQGIANLLTYSNEQAQYFQGLIPLVNGLLNKLLTVIPSSKIEFIFQGNISEGFVKLICKNGSISASLALDKLLLVKNPIKKDITDRLWECLFHFDQVAKENNTSESANVYLLFQVAKTLGVYLRNTIDKPTEIQDFLLYQYEDQLVFLLSQILDLRDKNVRGSESAMNNGKFVAGLIIDAKKSVRTTDDDRLLAICKQFF
- the PET20 gene encoding Pet20p (CAGL0M02101g~Ortholog(s) have role in aerobic respiration and mitochondrion localization) is translated as MSVSLVLCTWGGAARTARVYRVVKQAMIRTMFVRLRSAGQVRYQSSFSFPSSQSLLQKGQLGKKKRSVRKLGLGISDKKQYNSGVTSAAQEAGGAVRDLKSEKAQTKKKVYDYSTLPRVEQISDTKLKNMSTEVLYSGYRPLFFDVEPKNSQEGKTLYEFAMKLEEFQEAMSPWVSSATGSEMYAEWDNVPGDVIKDLKPFTPPVVNSRKLNGATGENANDFDEQGNFQKKAFFDKVQSILNRNGKGGRKRPGVTVLKHLKKLKEQN
- a CDS encoding uncharacterized protein (CAGL0M02057g~Ortholog(s) have fungal-type vacuole membrane localization), which encodes MGPIKPGMDNCQLLGPASLLVQCLMGISALALLLFKRNHEHPRRKMEIWLFDIGKQIIGALGIHFINVGISVLKRHHEKKAYLFISIIGNLIESVSSTREDDGSDEQCDWYFLNLLLDTTVGIPILWLAINCITYILQYLNIKNVESGNYFAEEENDIESQESEQPLITAFFKQLGIFTSSLIVMKICVYLVLNYFEDLAYWFANLILSWSDRWPDLQVTLVMFVFPIILNCFQYFCVDNVIKLHSDDVNNYNSKSFEPEEVIQEEYTNLISGAQKKDKNKQSAYETIS